One part of the Triplophysa dalaica isolate WHDGS20190420 chromosome 25, ASM1584641v1, whole genome shotgun sequence genome encodes these proteins:
- the mc5ra gene encoding melanocortin 5a receptor, with translation MNSSEITVPSLWAFSINSSSVLYPLNATETKPKACEQLHIATEVFLILGIISLLENILVICAIVKNKNLHSPMYFFVCSLAVADMLVSVSNAWETIVIYLLNNQQLVVEDHFIRQMDNVFDSMICISVVASMCSLLAIAVDRYVTIFYALRYHNIMTVRRAALIIGGIWTFCTGCGIVFIIYSDNTSVIVCLISMFFIMLALMASLYSHMFMLARSHVKRIAALPGYNSIHQRASMKAAVTLTILLGIFIVCWAPFFLHLILMISCPRNLYCTCFMSHFNMYLILIMCNSVIDPLIYAFRSQEMRKTLKEIICCYSLRNVFEMSR, from the coding sequence ATGAACAGCTCAGAGATCACCGTCCCATCTCTCTGGGCCTTTTCGATCAACTCCAGCTCCGTCCTCTACCCACTCAACGCCACAGAGACCAAGCCAAAAGCATGCGAGCAACTCCACATCGCCACCGAGGTGTTCCTCATCCTCGGCATCATCAGTCTTCTGGAGAACATCTTGGTCATCTGCGccattgtgaaaaacaagaacttGCACTCGCCCATGTACTTCTTCGTCTGCAGCTTGGCTGTGGCCGACATGCTGGTGAGCGTCTCCAACGCCTGGGAAACCATCGTCATCTACTTGCTCAACAACCAACAGCTGGTGGTCGAAGATCATTTCATCAGACAGATGGACAATGTCTTTGACTCCATGATCTGCATCTCGGTGGTGGCTTCTATGTGCAGCCTTCTTGCTATAGCCGTCGATCGCTACGTCACAATTTTCTACGCTTTGCGATACCACAACATAATGACGGTGCGACGGGCCGCCCTCATCATCGGAGGAATCTGGACCTTCTGCACTGGCTGCGGCATCGTCTTCATAATCTACTCGGACAACACGTCTGTCATCGTGTGCTTGATCTCCATGTTCTTTATCATGTTAGCGCTCATGGCTTCTCTTTACAGCCACATGTTCATGTTGGCCCGCTCTCACGTCAAGCGCATCGCCGCCCTGCCGGGCTACAACTCCATTCACCAGCGGGCCAGCATGAAGGCAGCGGTCACCCTAACCATTCTCCTGGGTATCTTCATCGTCTGCTGGGCTCCATTCTTTCTCCACCTCATCCTCATGATCTCCTGTCCCCGGAACCTCTACTGCACGTGCTTCATGTCTCATTTCAACATGTACCTAATCCTCATCATGTGCAACTCCGTCATTGACCCGCTGATTTACGCTTTTAGAAGCCAGGAGATGCGGAAAACCCTCAAGGAAATTATCTGCTGCTACAGCCTGAGGAACGTCTTTGAAATGTCCAGGTAA